AAGAAATAGAGGTTATGGGTCCGCGAGAGGGAGAGGTCTTGTTAAGAACAGTTGCCTCGGGTGTTTGCCATACAGATGCATTTACCCTATCTGGTGATGACCCTGAAGGATCATTTCCTTGTGTGCTGGGTCACGAAGGTGGTTGTGAGGTGGTCGAATTGGGACCCGGCGTAAAGAACTTGAGTGTTGGGGATCACGTTATCCCTCTTTACATTCCTGAATGCGGTGAGTGTGAATACTGTAAGTCTACGGAAACCAACCTGTGCCAATCCATTGCTGGCACGGTATGGACTGGCTATATGCCTGATGGTACACGCCGTTTCTCCAAAGACGGGAAAGATATCTTTCATTATATGGGCTGTTCAACTTTTTCCGAGTACACCGTGGTGCCGGAAATCGCCCTGGCAAAAATCAACAAGGCTGCTCCGCTGGATAAAGTCTGTCTGCTGGGTTGTGGTGTCACCACCGGGATTGGTGCCGTACTCAATACAGCGAAAGTAAAACCCGGGTCAACCGTTGCAGTGTTTGGTTTGGGCGGTATCGGGTTGTCTTGTATTCAGGGTGCTGTGATGGCAGGTGCCGAGAGAATTATTGGTATCGACATCAATCCGGATAAGTTTGAATTCGCAAAACAATTGGGAGCGACTGATTTTGTAAACCCTAATGAAATTGATGGCTCGTTTGTTGAATACATGCAAGACACATACAACGGAGGCCCT
This sequence is a window from Thiolapillus brandeum. Protein-coding genes within it:
- a CDS encoding S-(hydroxymethyl)glutathione dehydrogenase/class III alcohol dehydrogenase, giving the protein MKARAAVAWEAKKPLSIEEIEVMGPREGEVLLRTVASGVCHTDAFTLSGDDPEGSFPCVLGHEGGCEVVELGPGVKNLSVGDHVIPLYIPECGECEYCKSTETNLCQSIAGTVWTGYMPDGTRRFSKDGKDIFHYMGCSTFSEYTVVPEIALAKINKAAPLDKVCLLGCGVTTGIGAVLNTAKVKPGSTVAVFGLGGIGLSCIQGAVMAGAERIIGIDINPDKFEFAKQLGATDFVNPNEIDGSFVEYMQDTYNGGPDYSFECIGNTHVMRDALECTHMGWGVSTVIGVAGAGQTIETRPFNLVVGRTWKGTAFGGVKGRTELPGYVDRYMNGSIELDSLVTHTMPLEDINTAFDLMHEGKSIRSVIIF